One genomic segment of [Phormidium] sp. ETS-05 includes these proteins:
- a CDS encoding GNAT family N-acetyltransferase — MKKTYRDFCVRDWQPQDREGAAAVISSVLAEYGLGWEPLGADRDVLEVEKCYQNRGGAFWVAETGGEIVGTGAYYPIHRGTKAVEIRKIYLLPRVRGQGLGKFLLQELETAIIRAGFQEIWIETTSAMVEAIGLYESSGYIQTTGVETARCDRVYVKTLSHLLAPD, encoded by the coding sequence ATGAAAAAGACATACCGTGATTTTTGTGTGCGGGACTGGCAACCGCAGGACCGCGAAGGCGCCGCCGCCGTGATTAGCTCGGTTTTGGCAGAGTACGGTTTGGGTTGGGAGCCTCTGGGAGCGGACCGAGATGTACTAGAAGTGGAAAAGTGCTATCAGAATCGCGGCGGCGCCTTTTGGGTGGCAGAAACTGGGGGTGAAATTGTGGGCACCGGCGCCTACTATCCCATCCACCGAGGCACCAAAGCCGTAGAAATCCGCAAAATCTATTTGCTTCCTCGAGTACGGGGACAAGGATTGGGCAAATTTTTGCTCCAAGAGCTGGAAACAGCAATCATTCGGGCTGGTTTCCAAGAAATTTGGATTGAAACCACCAGCGCTATGGTGGAGGCAATCGGTCTTTATGAAAGTAGCGGCTATATCCAGACAACTGGGGTAGAAACCGCTCGGTGCGATCGGGTCTATGTAAAAACCCTATCTCACCTCCTAGCGCCAGATTAA